The Aedes aegypti strain LVP_AGWG chromosome 3, AaegL5.0 Primary Assembly, whole genome shotgun sequence genome contains a region encoding:
- the LOC110679177 gene encoding cytochrome c oxidase assembly factor 7 homolog — protein sequence MSFDLKNESDVKEYLEKLGIEYRFGCYSEKKADVCHLLGDYLEGIKKDFDKAAKVYRSNCDDYGYAKSCLKYGNYSFLGKGRASDKGDPVKAYSYYEKGCELNDPDACLHSGLLLVSKSIPKDMKRDVPKAFEYLKKACSMNNANACFYLSGMHISGVLKDEFNTPKVKEELEQKEKLSPGSSASLLPEGAYVVERDMHKAFEFAYKACELRNMYACANLSQMYAKGDGTTKDEKKAEKYKQMAMEMQDEIKKQQQLTFQQGLNPT from the exons ATGTCGTTCGACCTGAAGAACGAATCGGACGTtaaggaatacctggagaagTTGGGGATCGAGTATCGATTCGGGTGCTATTCAGAGAAAAAAGCCGACG TGTGTCATCTTTTGGGCGATTATCTTGAGGGAATCAAGAAGGATTTCGATAAAGCCGCCAAAGTGTACCGGTCCAACTGCGATGACTATGGCTATGCGAAGAGCTGTCTTAAATACGGAAACTATAGCTTCTTGGGCAAGGGCCGTGCCTCGGATAAGGGAGACCCGGTGAAGGCCTACAGTTACTATGAAAAGGGATGCGAACTCAACGATCCGGATGCGTGCTTACATTCCGGACTGCTCCTAGTTTCCAAATCCATCCCCAAGGATATGAAGCGGGACGTCCCGAAGGCGTTTGAGTATCTGAAGAAGGCATGCAGTATGAACAATGCCAATGCCTGCTTTTACCTGTCCGGCATGCACATCTCCGGTGTCCTGAAAGACGAGTTCAACACACCTAAAGTTAAGGAAGAGCTGGAACAGAAGGAGAAGCTTTCACCGGGCAGTAGCGCATCGTTGCTTCCGGAAGGGGCTTATGTCGTGGAACGGGACATGCATAAAGCCTTCGAGTTTGCGTACAAGGCTTGCGAGTTGCGGAATATGTACGCCTGTGCAAATCTTAGTCAAATGTACGCGAAAGGTGATGGGACGACAAAGGACGAAAAGAAAGCGGAAAAGTACAAGCAAATGGCCATGGAGATGCAGGACGAGATCAAGAAGCAACAGCAACTTACCTTCCAGCAGGGACTGAATCCAACATAG